In Ruminiclostridium papyrosolvens DSM 2782, the following proteins share a genomic window:
- a CDS encoding DUF5702 domain-containing protein, producing the protein MVGHHKTKGAITVFLSIVLSAVFLVIGTFTEGARLRLAHSHVQRASKSALSSVLANYNNDLKDEYGLFGVYLDEDSILETFEDYFSKNLGIVGVGKSMYDFCIDDIKLDNPYSLENKDVFHKQIMEFMKYRAPFELATELIEKVKGIKNISKGANLYSRKIQTDKQAAEIGEIQLLLENKTQRINDKNLPVQLSKLKNDYKKQNEVLNEKNISLQNIEIAFTGETDIKKKEDIGKLLQNIREEIQSVNIKKNNIKSNILEEVNVFKSLNSEALKEVDTIAAKTKGLCDRINGEMKQLEENEEEIPELQNSYKDSMKEIKSYVVQDNSKILLENFNQNIENCNKILNSVEREEEFLNSLDKFSTTHMEKYSFGRTQTSNSQDKDNRKIASKLLKEAFDMEEASIKIPQNLLENLPSKKSGSQDEPQVRTWDRMDFEDESCALDNFNYIADKDNILGNIINKVSEELFFNEYIMGTFKHGVPILKGQTEKDAYNLRSREKSKRTSFFTNFEVEYIINGNKDEAVNSRLTKSEILAIRLIANALNIYSDKSKTARATSLAAALSAWCAGLSTPLIQTMLIFSWATFESLYDINVLEKGGKVPLFKTNDQWVTDISGAVGKREANKSENDNLCLSYQDYLKIFLVTMNKDKKLTRVQDLVQLNNNVKSQGFLLEDCKVFLKADTTVSIKHIFVSFPMFTADSRRNISRSYINESMYLGY; encoded by the coding sequence ATGGTGGGCCATCATAAAACTAAAGGTGCAATAACAGTGTTTTTAAGCATAGTTTTGTCTGCTGTATTTCTGGTTATAGGAACATTCACTGAGGGAGCCAGACTAAGGCTCGCTCATTCACATGTGCAAAGGGCAAGTAAATCTGCCCTTTCCTCAGTACTTGCAAATTATAACAATGATTTAAAAGATGAGTATGGACTTTTTGGAGTTTATTTGGATGAGGACTCAATACTGGAAACCTTTGAAGATTATTTCAGCAAAAATCTCGGAATTGTTGGTGTGGGAAAATCCATGTATGATTTTTGCATAGATGATATTAAACTTGACAATCCATACAGTCTTGAGAATAAAGATGTATTCCATAAACAGATAATGGAGTTCATGAAGTACAGGGCACCTTTTGAATTGGCCACTGAACTTATTGAAAAGGTAAAAGGAATCAAGAATATTTCAAAAGGAGCAAATCTATACAGCCGGAAAATACAGACAGACAAGCAGGCAGCAGAAATAGGAGAAATACAGCTTTTACTTGAGAACAAAACACAGAGAATAAATGACAAAAATTTGCCGGTTCAACTATCAAAGCTTAAAAATGATTACAAAAAACAAAATGAAGTTCTAAATGAAAAAAATATAAGTCTACAAAACATCGAAATTGCTTTTACAGGTGAAACAGATATAAAGAAAAAAGAGGATATAGGTAAATTGCTCCAAAATATACGGGAGGAGATACAAAGTGTAAATATCAAAAAAAATAATATTAAAAGCAATATTCTTGAGGAAGTAAATGTATTCAAATCATTAAATTCCGAAGCTTTAAAAGAAGTTGATACTATCGCTGCGAAGACAAAAGGTCTTTGTGACAGGATTAACGGGGAAATGAAACAACTTGAAGAAAATGAGGAAGAAATCCCTGAACTTCAAAATTCATATAAAGACAGTATGAAGGAGATTAAAAGCTACGTGGTGCAAGACAATTCAAAGATTCTTTTAGAGAACTTCAATCAGAATATAGAAAATTGCAATAAAATATTAAACTCTGTGGAGAGGGAAGAAGAATTTCTGAATTCACTTGATAAATTTTCAACTACACATATGGAAAAGTACTCCTTTGGCAGAACACAAACTTCCAATTCACAGGATAAGGACAACCGTAAAATAGCCTCAAAATTGCTAAAGGAAGCTTTTGATATGGAGGAAGCTTCAATAAAAATACCTCAGAACCTGTTAGAAAACCTGCCTTCAAAAAAATCAGGTTCCCAGGATGAACCCCAAGTTAGAACTTGGGATAGAATGGACTTTGAAGATGAAAGCTGTGCCCTTGATAATTTTAACTATATAGCAGATAAAGATAATATTTTAGGTAATATAATTAATAAAGTATCAGAGGAGCTTTTCTTTAACGAGTACATTATGGGAACTTTTAAACATGGAGTACCCATTTTGAAAGGCCAGACAGAGAAAGATGCTTACAATTTAAGGTCAAGAGAAAAATCAAAGAGAACATCGTTTTTTACAAACTTTGAGGTGGAATACATAATAAACGGTAATAAAGATGAAGCAGTAAATTCAAGATTAACAAAATCAGAAATATTGGCTATAAGGCTTATCGCAAATGCTCTAAACATATATTCTGACAAATCAAAAACTGCAAGGGCTACAAGTCTGGCAGCAGCATTAAGTGCTTGGTGTGCCGGTCTGTCAACACCACTGATTCAGACAATGCTGATTTTTTCATGGGCTACTTTTGAGTCACTGTATGATATTAATGTACTTGAAAAAGGGGGAAAAGTCCCGCTATTTAAGACTAATGACCAATGGGTGACTGATATTTCAGGAGCTGTAGGAAAAAGAGAGGCAAACAAATCAGAAAATGACAACTTGTGCCTTAGTTATCAGGATTACTTAAAAATATTTCTTGTGACTATGAATAAAGACAAAAAGCTTACCAGAGTGCAAGACCTTGTCCAGTTAAACAATAATGTTAAATCTCAGGGATTTCTACTGGAGGATTGTAAGGTGTTTCTTAAAGCTGATACAACGGTTTCCATAAAACATATCTTTGTTTCATTTCCAATGTTTACTGCTGATTCCAGAAGAAATATCAGCCGCTCATATATTAATGAAAGTATGTACCTTGGCTATTAA
- a CDS encoding prepilin peptidase yields the protein MERVLEKKNINLRKLTAAIICIVVWTAGTIKTAGFLNMSKMAAAIEVLLIVQLLAALWDINDMTIPLKITVPALSAGVGIVALTGRFSEGMAASIVAFILMKLLTIISRNQVGGGDIAIMTVTGLYTGISTLISILFTAVTLAGIFSTIFILCGKAHKKTEIPFAPFILSATVMLILIGYVQYI from the coding sequence ATGGAAAGAGTACTTGAGAAAAAGAATATAAACTTAAGAAAATTAACAGCGGCTATAATCTGTATTGTTGTATGGACAGCAGGGACTATTAAAACAGCCGGTTTTTTGAATATGTCAAAGATGGCGGCTGCTATAGAGGTACTATTGATTGTACAGCTTTTGGCAGCACTCTGGGATATAAACGACATGACAATCCCATTAAAAATCACTGTCCCTGCACTGTCAGCCGGCGTAGGTATTGTGGCCTTAACAGGGCGATTTTCGGAAGGAATGGCAGCTTCAATTGTTGCATTTATACTTATGAAACTTTTGACTATCATTTCTCGAAATCAGGTTGGGGGAGGAGATATTGCGATTATGACTGTAACGGGACTTTATACTGGAATAAGTACTTTGATTTCCATACTGTTTACTGCCGTAACTTTAGCCGGGATATTTTCCACAATTTTTATTCTTTGCGGGAAAGCCCATAAGAAAACGGAGATACCCTTTGCTCCGTTTATACTTTCTGCAACAGTAATGTTGATTTTAATAGGTTATGTACAGTACATATAA
- a CDS encoding type II secretion system F family protein: MVDYNEYSIPLQLKLLYALSAAAVVFAVSYMFYRSIVISVIISPSGICYLRYKRKQIIYKRKRELNLQFKDLLISLASSLSAGKPLEKSFVGALSDLYVLYPSDDAHIVRETKIIINKLSLNVSIEDAISEFADRSDIDDIKNFSDVIIICKRTGGNLVEAIKNSSRIISEKIEMKQEIETLLSSRRFEQKILNIMPIAMIFILSTTAGEYIKPVFITVTGRIAVTLCLVLLIVAYLISNKIMNIKL; this comes from the coding sequence TTGGTTGACTATAACGAATATTCTATTCCGCTGCAATTAAAGCTATTATATGCACTATCAGCTGCAGCGGTTGTATTTGCAGTATCTTACATGTTTTACAGGAGCATTGTCATTTCAGTGATAATAAGCCCGTCAGGTATATGTTATTTGCGGTACAAAAGAAAACAGATAATATATAAAAGAAAAAGAGAACTTAATTTGCAATTTAAAGATTTACTCATATCTCTTGCATCATCCTTATCAGCAGGAAAACCTTTGGAAAAGTCTTTTGTAGGAGCACTTTCAGACCTTTATGTTTTATATCCCAGTGATGATGCACACATAGTCAGAGAAACGAAGATAATTATAAATAAGCTGTCTCTGAATGTAAGTATCGAGGATGCAATTTCAGAGTTTGCAGACCGTTCTGATATAGATGACATAAAAAACTTCTCAGATGTAATTATAATATGCAAAAGGACTGGTGGGAATCTGGTTGAAGCAATTAAGAATTCATCGAGAATAATAAGCGAAAAAATTGAAATGAAACAGGAAATAGAAACCTTACTTTCATCCAGAAGATTTGAACAGAAAATTTTAAATATTATGCCAATAGCAATGATTTTTATTTTATCAACAACTGCAGGAGAATATATAAAACCGGTATTTATTACTGTTACAGGTAGAATAGCTGTAACACTTTGTTTGGTTCTTCTTATAGTAGCATATTTGATTTCAAATAAAATAATGAATATAAAACTGTGA
- a CDS encoding Flp1 family type IVb pilin: protein MIAALKRFIREEDGMGTVEVIIIIAVLVGVALLFRKQLITFVNGIIKNLFPDAGKLEDNRNGADIKLLG from the coding sequence ATGATTGCAGCATTAAAAAGATTTATAAGAGAAGAAGATGGTATGGGAACAGTTGAAGTTATTATTATCATTGCTGTTCTTGTGGGAGTGGCTCTGCTTTTTAGAAAACAGCTGATTACTTTTGTAAACGGAATAATAAAAAATTTGTTTCCTGATGCAGGCAAGCTTGAGGACAACAGAAATGGCGCTGATATAAAGCTTTTAGGTTAG
- a CDS encoding type II secretion system F family protein has protein sequence MSKLLILTGIILVVYIITFTVILIKYYSNYSKYCSVLKSKEYRLKSLLPFGLFILDKSRYSFNSAYDRRTIGRISEIYGQEYSAFYIRIFHAKKIVLLALIIPVELLVGILSDYQAAFNIYITFLFGLMLVLDDTILTNKVKKRRLEIQLEFPDFINKLTLLLNAGLTMSKAWEKISLDSKKVSAFHKEVKKTVAQLKTGVSEAEAFGEFAKRLKTPEISRVMSIIIQNSKKGGYDLVMTLKLQSNESWEIRKNAVRRLGEEASTKLLFPMMIMFFAIIIIVVTPALISMQGISNF, from the coding sequence ATGTCTAAATTATTGATTTTGACTGGAATTATTTTAGTTGTTTACATAATAACTTTTACTGTTATTTTAATTAAGTATTATTCTAATTACTCTAAATACTGTAGCGTATTAAAATCAAAGGAGTATCGCCTAAAAAGCTTGTTGCCCTTCGGTCTGTTTATATTGGATAAATCCAGATACTCCTTTAATTCTGCATATGACAGAAGGACTATAGGAAGGATTAGTGAAATATACGGACAGGAATATTCAGCTTTTTATATAAGAATATTTCATGCGAAAAAAATTGTACTATTGGCTTTAATTATTCCCGTTGAATTACTGGTGGGGATTTTATCTGATTATCAGGCTGCATTTAATATTTACATAACGTTTTTATTCGGTTTAATGTTAGTTCTGGATGATACCATATTAACCAATAAGGTTAAAAAACGTCGTTTGGAAATACAGTTGGAGTTTCCTGATTTTATAAATAAACTTACACTGTTACTTAATGCAGGATTGACAATGTCTAAGGCATGGGAAAAGATTTCTTTGGACAGCAAAAAAGTGTCTGCTTTCCATAAAGAAGTGAAAAAAACAGTAGCTCAGCTAAAAACAGGTGTAAGCGAAGCAGAGGCCTTTGGAGAATTTGCAAAAAGGCTAAAAACACCTGAAATATCTAGAGTTATGTCAATAATTATTCAAAATTCAAAAAAGGGAGGGTACGATCTTGTAATGACCTTGAAGCTTCAGTCTAATGAAAGCTGGGAAATTCGAAAAAACGCTGTAAGAAGACTTGGAGAGGAAGCCTCTACAAAGCTTTTGTTTCCTATGATGATAATGTTTTTTGCAATAATTATCATTGTAGTTACACCCGCATTAATTTCTATGCAGGGAATATCAAATTTTTAG
- a CDS encoding TadE/TadG family type IV pilus assembly protein, whose translation MKNTKGSFTVEASLVFSVVFLMVSAFVHLFVIMYQYVNVQSIADEAATKGAYYYVNETAENYSSYKINELYWRIYDTDKGKKINAISNYVNKLLDKSVFPAENKVYVSTKNKILMKNINIEIQEEYPLTVGNMLDIFGLSPVLSLRAVSTSPMDDNTEFIRNMDIVKDIHNCIQNRDSKWIGEDTKPDDIIKKMLKKK comes from the coding sequence ATGAAAAATACTAAAGGCAGTTTTACTGTTGAAGCTTCACTGGTTTTTTCTGTAGTTTTTCTTATGGTGTCTGCATTTGTACACCTATTTGTAATAATGTATCAATATGTAAATGTACAAAGCATAGCTGATGAAGCAGCAACTAAAGGGGCGTACTATTATGTTAATGAGACAGCAGAAAATTACAGTTCATATAAAATAAACGAACTGTACTGGAGAATTTACGATACAGATAAAGGCAAAAAGATAAATGCGATTAGTAATTATGTGAATAAATTATTGGACAAGTCTGTTTTTCCCGCAGAGAATAAAGTCTATGTAAGTACAAAAAACAAGATTCTCATGAAAAATATAAATATAGAAATTCAAGAGGAATACCCTCTCACGGTGGGCAACATGCTTGATATTTTTGGTCTTTCACCTGTACTAAGTCTTAGAGCTGTGTCTACTTCTCCAATGGATGACAATACAGAATTTATAAGAAATATGGATATTGTTAAAGACATACATAACTGTATTCAGAACAGGGATAGCAAGTGGATTGGAGAGGATACAAAGCCAGACGACATAATTAAAAAAATGTTGAAGAAAAAATAA
- a CDS encoding CpaF family protein, whose protein sequence is MNQELINEIKASINEKIDLKRNFSDHEINDLVVRTVLDKSKEVFLNTSDKKQIIETVFNSLRRLDILQPILDDNQVTEIMINGPENIFVEKKGKISHLEISFESQQKLEDIIQIMVTAVNRTVNESNPIVDARLKDGSRLNVVLPPIALNGPIVTIRKFPGKPIDMESLIELQSLTIEAAEALKMLVRAKYNIFVAGSTGSGKTTYLNALSNFIPTDERIITIEDSAELQIANISNLVSLETRNANVEGRGEITIRKLIKTALRMRPNRIIVGEVRGEEAIDMLSAMNTGHDGSLSTGHANSTQDMFSRLETMILSAANLPLEAVRKQIASAIDIIIFLSRLRDGSRRTIDISEVLGIENGLIKLNPLFIFEEDIQTNHKANNTVSGSLKRTMNPLINKQKMINSGIYDDF, encoded by the coding sequence GTGAATCAGGAACTCATAAATGAAATAAAAGCCTCAATCAATGAAAAAATTGATTTAAAGAGGAATTTCTCTGACCACGAGATTAATGATTTAGTAGTTCGTACTGTATTGGATAAATCAAAAGAAGTATTTCTGAATACGTCTGATAAAAAGCAAATAATTGAAACTGTTTTTAATTCCCTTCGCAGACTAGATATATTACAGCCCATACTTGACGATAATCAGGTAACAGAAATAATGATTAACGGCCCTGAAAATATTTTTGTTGAAAAGAAAGGAAAAATAAGCCACCTTGAAATATCCTTTGAATCTCAACAAAAGCTGGAAGATATTATACAGATAATGGTGACGGCGGTTAACAGAACAGTGAATGAATCCAATCCTATTGTTGATGCCAGATTAAAGGATGGGTCAAGGCTTAACGTAGTACTTCCTCCTATTGCATTGAATGGTCCTATTGTAACTATAAGAAAATTCCCGGGCAAACCCATTGATATGGAAAGCCTTATTGAATTACAATCCTTAACAATTGAGGCAGCAGAAGCGCTAAAAATGCTGGTAAGAGCAAAATATAACATCTTTGTGGCAGGTAGTACCGGTTCGGGAAAAACAACTTATCTCAATGCCCTTTCAAACTTCATACCAACAGATGAAAGAATAATAACCATAGAAGACTCTGCCGAACTTCAAATAGCAAATATATCAAACCTTGTAAGCCTTGAAACCAGAAATGCAAATGTAGAGGGAAGAGGAGAAATCACTATTAGAAAGCTTATAAAAACAGCCTTAAGAATGAGGCCAAATCGCATAATCGTGGGGGAAGTAAGGGGTGAAGAGGCAATAGATATGTTGTCTGCAATGAATACAGGGCATGACGGTTCCCTTAGTACAGGACATGCAAACTCAACTCAAGATATGTTCTCACGACTGGAAACAATGATTCTGAGTGCCGCAAATTTACCTCTTGAAGCTGTGAGAAAACAGATAGCTTCGGCTATTGATATTATTATATTTCTTTCCAGGCTCAGGGACGGGTCCAGACGTACAATAGACATTTCAGAAGTATTGGGAATTGAAAATGGATTAATAAAACTTAACCCGCTTTTTATATTTGAAGAAGATATTCAAACAAATCACAAAGCTAATAATACTGTATCAGGAAGCTTGAAACGAACAATGAATCCATTAATTAATAAACAGAAAATGATAAATTCGGGGATTTATGATGATTTTTAG